The Liolophura sinensis isolate JHLJ2023 chromosome 6, CUHK_Ljap_v2, whole genome shotgun sequence genomic sequence GTGTAAACTGTCATGTCAAACAATCGAGttctatatacacatacaatgcGAATAAATAACTTATGAACACGTACTGACCTCTGCATATTACATTTCGGCACAAAGTGCAAATGTCACGCCTACTCTATTTTGGCAGAggatattttgaaaacaatatttctgAGTACAGAAAACGTGTGCTAAAGTGGATAGCTAAAATAAGTGGAATCAGTGTATAGCCTGGCCTACATATCTGATAAACGAGCTacttctgtatatgtatgtatgtcctTTGATTTTCTCCGAAACCGTTCATCTAATCGACTTAATACTGGCCTCATGTATAACCGCTGAGGATAAGGAAGTGCAGTGTCAAGTATATATATCCgaaaatattcttttaaatatccAGATAATGATATGAGACGCACGCTTAATGATTCTAACATAACTGCATAATTGGATCCAGTTATAGGACATTTCAACCTGCGCCGATTTCAGACTCGGAATTTGCACTTGTTCAGCAAGAATCTGTTGggaaagtgtgaaaaaaaatatgcaattcttttttttccaaGCCTTTTCAAAACATTGCAATCCCTGTTTGTAGGATGGTCTCATTTGAGTATTTGATCTCTCTTAGTCATTCCCTTATAATGAACTACATTCTTGCGTATTTATCACAACCGTCTCATAAAGTCAGCCTATGTACGTGACAGAGCAGAGCCTTTGTTGTAACGTGTCTCAATAGAGCCTCGAGTCAGATTTAGTCGATTTGGCGATCTATAGTGAAACAGCGGTATGGCGGCCCCATTTGTTACAAGGAGGTATACCGTCGTGATATGATCCAAATAATGTGGAAAATGTGAGGGTAACCCACGAATAAAGGCACGGAACAACGTTATACGGGATGGTACATGATTCTCCCCTTGCACAAACGGTTTTCCTCCGATTGTTCTATATACAGGCTTACCGCTGGTAACATAACGGTGTTCTGCTCAGCTTTATACAGGTATTCTTTGCACTGGTTCTCAAAATGTAACAATCACCTGGGCACAAGGTCATGTAATCTGATAAACCTAGCTTGTATTGCTGATCTGTACGACAGATTGTTGTCGTCAAAACCACATGGCGAGCAGGATTTAATGCGGGACAGACATATACCTAgcataattatattttttcatctAATAGGagataacatttcaaaaaaagtcattttgaaatttatttgtcaAGTTTTATCTTAATATTGTTGCATGGTTTAACATATAAGGAAATTGTATGAGTATATATATGGTTCTCCTTACCTGGGCATGAAGAGTCCGACCTCAGTGGTATATGAAGTAAAACACTCAGTGACATATAACGTGATAGGCGAGGTCGACCTGTCAGATACATTAACGTTATATCCATattccaaaatattttacatagtTCTTAAAAGCATTGATCTATATTCATGGTCACATAAAGATGGCATATGGTCCAAAGGGATCTAAGACATTATATAAACACTTACCTGTAAGAGTCCTTTAAGTGTGGAGTATATATATCCTGAATACGCTTCGCCATTGATGGCCTGTGTATCTAGTCCACCGGCCAGAAGCAGGGGTTATCGTTACTCTGACTGCTAtcgtattttatacatgtaaggtagCTTATACGTCTTGCACACCGTGAATACGTGTACCGTTCGTACTGTGTCGTGTGGCGTATACCTCTTGCGTGCAGCGTACCTCTTACGTGTAGCGTATATTTATTTGGAGCGTTCTGTATCCCTGTAGCGTACCGTATATACCTGttggtatatattttatgtctaGCGTACCTCTTATGTGTAGCGTAGATTTATTTGAAGCGTTCTGCATCCCTGTAGCATATCGTGTATACCTGTAGGTACATACCTTTTACGTGTAGCATGTACCTTGTAGTTACGTGGAGCGCTTTCATCCATTTGTACCACAGTTTAGCGGTCTGGGTAGAAAATTGTCCTGCACAAGACTGAGGTATTGTTGGCCAATATTAACCTGTTTTTCCCATACTGGATCATTTTATGCTACAATGTACATCATGTAAAGATGTGTACAGGTCTCTGTATCACTAGGTTTAGTTATTTAATCAGATAATGACTTCATACAGCATATAataataagaatatttcacttattgctTGAGTATGACCTTTAACATTAAATACGCCACAATGTAGCTTTCATTGTTCTTGGTGCTGTCGCTGGGATACATGAGGTGCGCGCTCGAAACCAGTCCtagacagagaatttgtagatacatgtacatgtaccctctcTTTCACTGCTTGTGGAGCATTGGCGACAATACGCGGTCGACAACACTTGTATAGCCGTTTACGTAGTcttatctgtacgtcacaggtgggaggaagttcgtcagtaatttgccaaaggtcggtggtttagcCCGCATAATTCGGTTTActccacccgtaaaactgactcccatcgtacaagtgaaaaagtaGAGTTTGGGATGAAACAATAATGAAAGCCATGAGCTATGTCCACAATGGACACTAGCTTCTAGGCAAAAATGAATCAATTTGGTCTTTTGATAATGAATGAAACGCGTGTACAGAACCAGTAAAATTCAATGACCAACACTCACTTCAATAAAGCAACCAAATACATGAAATGGCATTAATTGTACACGAGGTGTGCATATATTTTGgtatataatacaaatatgaaTACATGCCTTATCACaggaaggttttttttttcagggtacAGGTGACCATTCAGACGGTCATAACTTGTCCAGATTTCAGCGACTGAGTGGAGAGATCAGCCAATCGGAGAGCGAGGATAGCTCCGCTTCCATCCGGGTCCTCACACGTGCGCAAGCCTGCCAAAATGCACCCAAAAAGCATAACTGTTACCAAGTGCCATAGTAAACAtgtggtgttttgttttaaatgtcacttttaaaatttttaatcgCTTGACCGTTTATACAGTGTGTATTATAAGTGTCAAAACCCACCCACAACTCCCTCCAGAAAGTGACCAACTTCTGCTTTGTAGCTTTCGTGATATCTCTTCACAATGTCCACATGAGTAGGTTCCTCCGTTGTCCCGTCAAGAGTTCGTGATTGTACCTGATAGGGCACGGGGTTCTCCAATATCAATACACCCTTTGTGCCAGCGACCTGCATGGAAAAGACGCAAACAGGCTGAAGTGAGGTATCAAACAGGTAAACTGTAACGCCATTTTTGTGCGCAAAACTAACTTAGGGTTGAGCTTATTTTAATTCTAATTCATATAGATtgcttcatatacatgtacatgtatacatactgagGGTTTACgacatacttaacaatttttgagtcatatggcgacgaagagTCACTCGGTGCGAACACATACTATATCTCCTTGtgacagggcaagtccatgccgccaaagtgctgccgccactgaagtattatgctgaagacaccagacatgacaccccacccatgcagtcacattatactgacaccgagccaaccagtcctgtttcctggaGCACGAACCAAcaatagttttgttttttcatcgtTAAAGGCTCTAACCTTTTGCCAACATTTCCCGGCAACCATTAGGAGATACTATAATTAGAATTTCAACATATGATTAGAGTAACCCGTTTCATATGCTTCTATTGAAATCTATAATGCAGAATTCCACTGTCATGGCTCTGAAGAGGCAACCGTTAAACTGTCATATCTAGCCTTCCTTTTTCGATGGTTATTTGTACAAACAACAAGAAAGGGGAAGCAGATTTACatcgctgaagaccacttgtctcctACCAACATGGGTGCAGGTTTTCTTTGTCATGCGAGTTCTTAGTAACTTGataaagatcggtggtttaccgAGGGTACAAAACTTGCATCAtgcactgagagaaaagtttgagTCAATCTGAGTTATACAAATCGGGCTAGTTTAACTCGGAAAATTGAGTCATATAGCCGGATTAGCTGAGTAATGAAACTTACTTGGCGGTGTCGGAAAACTAACATGAGTCTTTCAGGACTCGGCTTTCTAagttgaattagctcaattGTATAACTgagatttttgagtcagttaaCCCAGACTTTTCTCACCGTTTAAAagcagtgaaaaattcttgaatatggcgctAATAGACAAGTATTAAATGTGTAAGGAAgtgaataaaataagaaatgaatGTATGTAAAGCACAAACATAACTGGTTGGAAACTGAAGAGCGCAGatgtgaatatattttaaagGGTAGCATAATTAAGTCAATCTGACTCCAAGTATCCATGTGAACAGCTTCTGCAAAACTACTATAAGACCAGAGATTATTTCCAAACCATACCTCTAGCCTTTGGTCATATCCGTACGCTGATTTCCGGCTGTTCTCTAGAATAGCCATTAAACCGCTGGGGAATTTCAGCATTACGGCAGCGCTGTCTACGTCATCAATTTCTGTGTAAAACGCTTCATGCGCATGACCAAACGCCACAAGGGACTGGGGCATCTCATTAGTCAAGAAGGAAACCATGTCAAATCCGTGGACAGTAGAGTCGTGGAATATATCCCCTAAAATTGGAACAAATCTCAgtaaaactcttttttttattatttattttttttgtatttatttatttcattggtgttttacgccgtactcaagaatatttcgcttagacaacagcgcccagcattatggtgggaggaaaccgggcagagcccgggggaaacccacgaccatccgtaggttgcggaaagaccttcccacatacggccggagaggaagccagcatgagcttgacttgaactcacagcgacggcactggtgagaggctcctgggtcattacgctgcgctagcgccctaaccagctgagccatggaggcccccgtaAACAAGCAAATATCATGATGATGGATGTCCATCATATACCTTAATGTACCCTCACGTTTTATATGGCCATCGTGCATCCTAGAAGACGTCATATTCTCGGTAATTTCAAATCTAAGTCACGCCATCATGTGTTTTATTGGTTAGGCCCATATGTTTAGATAGCTTATCCAAAGCTATAGATTCTCTACTTTTGTTCCCATCATCGtggatttcattcattgtacaacagtttaaaaaaattaaatgtccaatttgaaagaaatttacATGCAAAAGTTTATGGGTTGGAAAATTCCTGCCACCAAAAATGTGTGTGGAAAATCTCACCAAGATGTCCATTAAATAAACCTAGTGATATCTAGCGATAGCCCAATCTGACATTGGAAGCCATATATCTGAGTTGGATATGCAAGTAAACAGATGAAAAAtggtttttttcttaaatgtgatgatacATTTATACTTAGCACTTTCTTTATCGATTTGAGTCCATTGGTGAATAAAATATCACCGTTTCTAAGGAGTGCACGGGTCTTGCAAAGGTAAGGCATTAGAACTggaaacatttcttcatttcaaaAGTCAGCATAAAATAAACTTACTAAATTGACCAGATACTTAACAGTGTAGTCATTTGATCATTTCCTTCTCTCTTAAACGatatttctttacttttcaGCCATCCTATGTTTTcgttaattgttgtaaataTACCATGTATCAAGCTGACCTGACTTGGCTAGATATGCCCCCGAGCAGACTGACGGCGGGTCTCTGTTACATATTTTAATCATGAGAAGATTGCCCACTTCTCCGTTACTAACAGATTTCTTGATTTTCTTCACTCCAGGATCGTGCCGTCTGCAATCATAGTCAGCAAAGGTGGGATGAAAATTGACAAATTCTGCAAAATGAAATCaactttttaataaaatatatacaggatTATAACATCCATCcattgtacatacagtacatcaATTTGTTGTACATTCCGTAGGTCTGTTGGGCCGCGCAGAGAACCAATTATAACGCTCGTCATTACGAAGTGTAC encodes the following:
- the LOC135468986 gene encoding inositol 2-dehydrogenase-like, encoding MHGLMEHPSDNPVGVALFGVGRMGQVHVKHLVEHLLADIVYLVDAPGEKDRVQRLIWTYHLMGKTQYASIEDADRVMADDRVKAVFVCTPTEHHELLIEKALHAGKHVFTEKPVTFSVDKARQFYQEASARGIILFCAFNRRHDPGVKKIKKSVSNGEVGNLLMIKICNRDPPSVCSGAYLAKSGDIFHDSTVHGFDMVSFLTNEMPQSLVAFGHAHEAFYTEIDDVDSAAVMLKFPSGLMAILENSRKSAYGYDQRLEVAGTKGVLILENPVPYQVQSRTLDGTTEEPTHVDIVKRYHESYKAEVGHFLEGVVGLRTCEDPDGSGAILALRLADLSTQSLKSGQVMTV